AATTGCTTCGTTACTATAAACCTTATTGGAATATTGGCCTTTTCTTCGTAAGCCCAGAAAATATAAGCCGCCTGATAAAGCGGCAAAGCCAATACATTTTACGGAATCTGGGGCACTAAACAGCTTTTTAAATAACTCGATAAGCCACTTGTCAGCGAGAGCAGAAGATATTGAAATAACGATACAAGTAATAGCCAACCAGAATGAGTATTTAGCTATGCGTTTCCAATCAAAAGAAGTTACTTTATATGCAGACTGAAGTCTATTTCTCTCTGCTTCAGAAATAATATCATTTTCTAGCCAGTGATTAATGGCTTTATCGAGCACTCTTCCTTCTTTCTTTGATACCTGCATCGATTTCGACTCCATGTGAATTTAACATTTTTAATAGTGCGCATGCGCGTTTAGACAATTCCAAAATTTCGCCAATACCTTTATAAGCAATTGAAAAGTAGTACTTTTATAAACCTATTAACAAAATCCAAATCTGGAAAAACGAGCATGCGCGTTATTTCATTTATCCACAGCACGTTATTTCTACAGCGGTTATTTTTATCCATTGATACTAAAAGACTTTTTATTTTTCTACCAGCGTAAACGCGCAATACCATGATTATTTTTTAGACAAAGCGAGCCAACCATTAGCAACCTCAAAAATAAACTGTATATTTATACAGTATTGTTTAAAATATCCACAAGGAGTGTGTGATGTCTTCTAGTCCGTTTCTTAATTTTATTCGACATGAATTACGTCTTCGCGGCTATAGCTTAAAAACTGAAAAATCATACCTTTATTGGATCAAATATTTCATTCGGTTTCATAAGCTACAACATCCTCAAAACATGGGTGCAGAAGAGGTAAAAGCGTTCTTATCGTTTCTCGCCGTTGAACAGCATGTTGCTATTAATACCCAAAAGTCTGCGTTGAATGCTCTCGCCTTTTTGTACAACAAGTTACTGGATAAACCATTGGGTGATTTAGGGTTCCAGCATGCTAAACAAGGTCGACGCTTACCCATTGTTTTAACCGCTAACGAAATTAAACAAATCCTCAGCGGCTTAAATGAACGGGATTATTTGATATTTTCATTACTTTATGGATCGGGGCTAAGAATCAGCGAGTGTTTACGTATTCGTATCCAAGACATTAATTTGGATCAAGGTAGTTTGGCGGTAAGGTGCAGTAAAGGCAATAAAGACAGAACCACCATTCTGAGTCGAAAATTAGCAGAGGCATTAAACAAGCAAAAGTCACATGCGTTAAACATCCAACAAGAAGACAACACTAAAGGTTATGGCCCTTCTTTACCCTTTGCACTGTCTAAAAAATACCCGAATGCCTTTCGTCAATTAAGTTGGATGTTTTTATTTCCCTCAACATCTATATGCCCGCACCCTTTAACAGGTGAATTATGCAGACACCATTTGCATGATTCTGTACCTCGTAAGGCACTAAAAAATGCAGTCTCCAAGGTAGGGATTAACGACAAGAGAATAAATTGCCATACTTTTCGACATTCTTTTGCAACTCATTTACTCATGGCAGGACGAGACATAAGAACCGTTCAAGAATTATTAGGCCATAACGATGTATCGACAACTCAAATTTATACTCATGTTATAGGCCAACATTTCGCGGGGACAGACAGTCCTCTAGATCAAATCTTGTAACAATTTCCTGTCACTGTCTGATGGCGCTTCGCTTATCAGACCTACTTGCAACTTCAAACAATGTTTAATTGCAAAAAGAGGTAATGAGCTACTGGTGAAAATTCTCGACGCGCTTTTTAATGCAGTAATGGATTGCGCGAAAGGACTCAAAAGATTTTTTGGTTACTTTTGTGGCGCTACTCCTAAATTCAAATAAGAAGTTACCCGCCTAGCCTTCCCCAGAATTAAAAAGCGGAAAAAAGCACCCTAACCAAAGCC
The window above is part of the Marinomonas sp. THO17 genome. Proteins encoded here:
- a CDS encoding integron integrase codes for the protein MSSSPFLNFIRHELRLRGYSLKTEKSYLYWIKYFIRFHKLQHPQNMGAEEVKAFLSFLAVEQHVAINTQKSALNALAFLYNKLLDKPLGDLGFQHAKQGRRLPIVLTANEIKQILSGLNERDYLIFSLLYGSGLRISECLRIRIQDINLDQGSLAVRCSKGNKDRTTILSRKLAEALNKQKSHALNIQQEDNTKGYGPSLPFALSKKYPNAFRQLSWMFLFPSTSICPHPLTGELCRHHLHDSVPRKALKNAVSKVGINDKRINCHTFRHSFATHLLMAGRDIRTVQELLGHNDVSTTQIYTHVIGQHFAGTDSPLDQIL